The proteins below come from a single Staphylococcus sp. MI 10-1553 genomic window:
- the alr gene encoding alanine racemase produces the protein MSEKYYRTTTMKVNLDAITDNYYALTKLQPNKTMMPVVKANAYGLGSIQIAQHLSQLGAEFFCVATLDEAIELRMHGIKEKILILSSIPPDAINKAIQHRVAVTVTSKAWLEAAIAEIEEDNEKTLWLHIKVDTGMNRLGVKDIEAYHEIIALIQSQENLVFEGAFSHFHSADEDNDSAHLQYERFEEIIESTAHPAYIHMQNSAGTLRFNPSLCNAFRPGIAMYGYYPSAFIESIATAQLTPAVQLVTEVMEVKSLLKGETVGYGQTYTASEDMTIALLPIGYADGYLRSMQGSNVRIRETECEIVGRVSMDRTAIRVPTTVRPGDQVILIDDQAHTSQSVESLAAQQQTINYEVLCNIGRRVPRLYHVEEMVEISNELLK, from the coding sequence ATGTCAGAAAAATATTATCGCACCACCACGATGAAAGTGAATTTAGATGCGATTACGGATAATTATTATGCATTAACGAAATTACAACCGAATAAAACGATGATGCCTGTCGTTAAGGCGAATGCATACGGTCTTGGGAGTATACAAATTGCTCAACATTTAAGTCAGTTAGGCGCTGAGTTTTTCTGTGTGGCGACTTTGGACGAAGCGATTGAGTTGAGAATGCACGGAATCAAGGAGAAGATTTTGATTTTATCGAGTATTCCCCCAGATGCCATTAATAAAGCTATTCAGCACCGTGTTGCAGTAACGGTTACGTCAAAAGCATGGTTAGAAGCGGCGATTGCTGAAATTGAAGAAGATAATGAAAAGACATTATGGTTACATATTAAAGTAGATACAGGGATGAATCGGTTAGGTGTGAAAGATATAGAAGCGTATCATGAAATTATTGCTTTAATACAATCTCAAGAAAATCTTGTATTTGAAGGGGCTTTTTCACATTTTCATTCAGCAGATGAGGATAACGATTCAGCCCATTTACAATATGAACGATTTGAAGAAATTATTGAAAGTACAGCACATCCTGCTTATATTCATATGCAAAATTCTGCAGGAACTTTACGTTTCAATCCGTCATTATGTAATGCTTTTAGACCAGGTATTGCGATGTATGGCTACTATCCTTCAGCATTTATTGAAAGTATTGCGACTGCACAACTAACGCCGGCTGTTCAACTCGTGACAGAAGTGATGGAAGTAAAGTCGTTGTTAAAAGGTGAGACGGTAGGTTATGGTCAAACATATACAGCATCTGAAGATATGACGATTGCTTTATTACCGATTGGCTATGCAGATGGCTATTTACGTTCAATGCAAGGGTCAAATGTCAGAATTAGGGAGACTGAATGTGAGATTGTAGGGCGCGTGAGTATGGATCGTACAGCAATTCGTGTACCTACAACAGTTCGACCGGGTGATCAAGTGATTTTAATTGATGATCAAGCGCACACGTCACAATCTGTCGAAAGTCTTGCAGCCCAACAACAAACCATTAATTATGAAGTATTATGCAATATAGGAAGAAGAGTGCCTCGCTTATATCATGTAGAAGAAATGGTCGAAATATCCAACGAATTGTTAAAATAG
- a CDS encoding anti-sigma factor antagonist, translating into MNLNIETEKHETHYDVAVTGELDVATVPELEKVLVPIRQAGTHDIYVNLEKLNYMDSTGLGLFVGTLKALNQHEKQLYILGVNDRIKRLFEITGLNDLMHVNEGTEVE; encoded by the coding sequence ATGAACCTTAATATAGAAACCGAAAAGCATGAAACACATTATGATGTCGCAGTAACCGGTGAACTTGACGTTGCCACAGTTCCGGAACTTGAAAAAGTGCTCGTCCCTATACGCCAAGCAGGTACACACGATATTTATGTTAATTTAGAAAAGTTAAACTATATGGATTCAACAGGTTTAGGATTATTTGTAGGAACTTTAAAAGCATTAAATCAACACGAGAAACAATTATACATTTTAGGTGTGAATGATCGCATTAAACGCTTGTTTGAAATTACAGGTCTGAATGATTTGATGCATGTCAACGAAGGAACGGAGGTCGAATGA
- the sigB gene encoding RNA polymerase sigma factor SigB, with the protein MTKESKSANGVSPEQINQWIQAYQNNEDNEAQEKLVKHYEKLIESLAYKYSKGQSHHEDLVQVGMVGLIGAINRFDLSFDRKFEAFLVPTVIGEIKRYLRDKTWSVHVPRRIKEIGPRIKKVSDELTNELGRSPSISEIAERLEVSDEDVLEAMEMGQSYNALSVDHSIEADKDGSTVTLLDIMGQQDDNYELTEKRMILERILPILTDREREIIQCTFIDGLSQKETGERIGLSQMHVSRLQRTAIKKLQEAARK; encoded by the coding sequence ATGACGAAAGAGTCGAAATCAGCTAATGGTGTTTCACCTGAACAAATCAACCAATGGATTCAAGCGTATCAGAACAATGAGGATAATGAAGCACAAGAAAAACTTGTTAAACATTATGAAAAACTGATTGAATCCTTAGCTTATAAATACTCAAAAGGTCAATCACATCACGAAGATTTAGTACAGGTTGGTATGGTAGGACTGATTGGTGCGATAAATCGATTTGATTTATCATTTGATAGAAAATTCGAAGCTTTTTTAGTCCCCACTGTCATAGGTGAAATTAAGCGCTACTTAAGGGATAAAACATGGAGCGTCCACGTCCCACGTAGAATTAAAGAAATAGGGCCGAGAATCAAAAAAGTGAGCGATGAGCTAACAAATGAATTAGGACGTTCACCGTCAATTAGTGAAATTGCAGAACGTCTTGAAGTTTCGGATGAAGATGTGTTAGAAGCAATGGAAATGGGACAAAGTTATAACGCTTTAAGCGTCGACCATTCCATTGAAGCAGATAAAGATGGCTCTACAGTGACATTGTTGGATATTATGGGTCAACAAGACGACAATTATGAGTTGACTGAGAAGCGGATGATATTAGAACGTATACTTCCTATTTTAACAGATCGTGAAAGAGAAATTATTCAATGTACATTTATTGATGGATTGAGTCAAAAAGAAACGGGAGAACGTATCGGATTAAGTCAGATGCATGTCTCACGGTTACAAAGAACAGCCATTAAGAAATTGCAGGAGGCTGCGAGAAAATAG
- a CDS encoding MFS transporter, translated as MTRNAYKLIIFGFISTIGSSVFSFACAFHILKNTENSYLYSIYLTLIVITTILSTPISGVFIDSVNNKRLILYSQLSSVAALIIFSLLYDDNVYMIICLGILLTIPDGINSVIIQKNLQRIVTDNLERVISIRQTVSTLTSFVSPIIGGIVIAFIPLQVIGMINMVTEAISIFLIQSLPIINHQQMKSQLVHSFKEGVQYLVKKKEIMTFLVAAMLNNFLINVIVVGVPIIAIQQLHLKPTQFGMIESGYTIALFLVSFVMSIYPVKRGVTLYYKIGILIEIVTLFSLGVFLLFPHQNMTSFIFLIAIYMLIGISLPIINTPYGIYLQKAVEDEYKGRVFSLNSSIAQAIIPVSLSFFGFILNENAAQVFMIDAILMLVVLTGFSIAMRKYQFD; from the coding sequence TTGACACGTAATGCTTATAAATTAATCATCTTTGGTTTTATTTCTACCATTGGTTCAAGTGTATTTAGCTTTGCTTGCGCCTTCCATATTTTGAAAAACACAGAAAACAGTTATTTGTACAGTATTTATTTAACATTGATTGTTATCACAACGATTCTTTCTACGCCAATCAGTGGTGTGTTTATAGATTCGGTAAATAATAAACGGTTAATTCTGTATTCTCAATTATCAAGTGTGGCTGCACTGATCATTTTTTCTTTGTTATATGATGACAATGTATATATGATCATCTGTTTGGGGATTCTATTAACGATTCCTGATGGGATTAACTCTGTCATTATCCAGAAAAACTTACAACGTATCGTGACAGACAATTTGGAGCGTGTGATTTCGATTAGACAAACGGTGTCGACATTGACAAGTTTTGTTTCTCCTATCATTGGGGGCATTGTGATTGCGTTTATACCGTTACAAGTCATTGGGATGATTAATATGGTAACTGAAGCGATTTCGATTTTCCTCATACAATCATTACCGATTATTAATCATCAACAAATGAAAAGTCAATTAGTACATTCTTTTAAAGAGGGTGTGCAATACTTAGTGAAGAAAAAAGAAATTATGACTTTTCTCGTTGCTGCCATGTTAAATAACTTTCTAATCAATGTCATAGTGGTAGGGGTGCCCATTATTGCGATACAACAGCTACATCTTAAACCCACACAGTTTGGGATGATTGAATCTGGTTATACGATTGCGTTATTTTTAGTGTCATTTGTGATGTCGATTTATCCTGTGAAAAGGGGAGTCACCTTATATTATAAGATTGGAATCCTTATTGAAATTGTCACTTTGTTTTCACTTGGTGTCTTTTTATTGTTCCCACATCAAAATATGACGTCGTTTATTTTTCTCATCGCGATATATATGCTGATTGGTATAAGTTTGCCTATCATTAACACACCTTATGGCATCTATTTACAGAAGGCAGTAGAGGATGAATATAAAGGGCGTGTGTTTTCGCTGAATTCATCTATTGCACAAGCGATTATACCGGTTTCACTGAGCTTTTTTGGCTTTATTCTTAATGAAAATGCAGCACAAGT
- a CDS encoding type II toxin-antitoxin system PemK/MazF family toxin, producing MKRGDVYLADLSPVQGSEQGGVRPVVIIQNDTGNKYSPTVIVAAITGRINKAKIPTHVEIEKNKYKLDKDSVILLEQIRTVDKKRLKEKLTFLSDKKMKEVNNAIGISLGLHINHHK from the coding sequence ATGAAGCGCGGAGATGTTTATTTAGCAGATTTATCACCAGTACAGGGTTCTGAACAGGGGGGAGTAAGGCCCGTTGTCATTATTCAAAATGACACTGGAAATAAGTATAGTCCCACTGTGATTGTAGCCGCAATTACCGGTCGGATTAATAAGGCAAAGATACCAACGCATGTCGAAATCGAAAAAAATAAATATAAGCTCGATAAAGATTCTGTTATTTTACTAGAACAAATTCGGACAGTCGATAAGAAAAGATTGAAAGAAAAGTTAACGTTTTTGTCTGATAAGAAGATGAAAGAGGTTAACAATGCGATTGGTATTAGTTTAGGACTGCACATAAATCATCATAAATAG
- the mazE gene encoding type II toxin-antitoxin system antitoxin MazE has translation MSAFNQTRFKNLEQSLKEGYVQMADLNLSLATEAYSVECEACDCNESHLTSDYKED, from the coding sequence ATGTCAGCATTCAATCAAACAAGATTTAAAAATTTAGAACAGTCATTAAAAGAAGGTTATGTACAGATGGCAGATTTGAATCTCTCCCTAGCGACTGAAGCGTACTCAGTTGAATGTGAAGCTTGCGATTGTAATGAATCACACTTGACATCTGATTATAAGGAAGACTAA
- a CDS encoding class III lanthipeptide has translation MNRVLKLQKLNAEFETRNAKVIFTAGCHIQIVASE, from the coding sequence ATGAATAGAGTTTTAAAATTACAAAAACTAAATGCAGAATTTGAAACTAGAAATGCTAAGGTTATTTTTACTGCTGGTTGTCACATACAGATAGTTGCTAGTGAATAG
- a CDS encoding class III lanthionine synthetase LanKC N-terminal domain-containing protein, protein MADLIQYYEIFKDIKHENAYTPIFEEKFVMFINEEYQNVPLHGWKIHISSTVENSLEIFYICAKYLINNNINFKCLKNSNLLKEINDKNCSRFNFGKFITVYPIDSKQAEEILEILSKSLEKFDSPYILNDLRYKNCKSLYFRYGRMRFIYGETEEEKKQIRLKNGKIIADPRLPYFYLPEEIEWPFKFKIEDDNDDDKLLLHEKYEIIKAISLSSKGGIYLAKHKNKEFIIKEYRPNVYVINNFTGEYTYNNEKSIYERLTEYNFIPKLYDFFKEWEHFYIVLEKVNGETLTNYLAQNMKIYHYEDSRKNYIKLVKDILLQIASIIEVLHDMDYVFGDISSENFLIDKNNKVYIIDFESCYKIYNTENNYIGTKGFFHPEDKHRVTGKQKDIVGFGFLAMKLFSNSNFLINISYSLCLKNFKLVKKYLKIPEYLYELIELCTSPDYELSIKEIKKCLNAEDIFEVKLYSIINKLKKKMCNINRDNDIINEIILELDVDISTDFKKVLSENNFSLIDGAMAILYDSILKNENFVKIEKYTEMLFEKIKYKNNLINGFQIQKTNGYSPYLYNGTCGFLFLLQIMRKHNKYKNVFSRYEHFYYKALQELSKLIIYKTSIAEGLSGTIFIFINEYKYNKKSEYLDILKGLTEQLFSFCIVEDGEIFFSNQHFEKANSSFRDGDYGILLVLQSVLELLR, encoded by the coding sequence TTGGCAGATTTAATACAATACTATGAAATTTTTAAGGATATAAAACACGAAAACGCTTACACTCCTATTTTTGAAGAGAAATTTGTTATGTTTATAAATGAAGAATACCAAAATGTGCCACTACATGGATGGAAAATTCATATATCATCAACTGTTGAAAACTCATTAGAGATATTTTATATATGTGCCAAATATCTGATTAATAATAACATCAATTTTAAATGTTTAAAAAATAGTAACCTTTTAAAGGAAATTAATGATAAAAACTGTTCTAGATTTAATTTTGGAAAATTCATTACTGTTTATCCTATAGATTCAAAGCAAGCTGAAGAAATATTAGAAATATTGAGTAAATCATTAGAAAAATTTGATTCTCCATATATTCTTAATGATTTAAGGTATAAAAACTGTAAATCACTATACTTTAGATATGGTCGCATGAGATTTATATATGGAGAAACAGAAGAAGAAAAAAAGCAAATTAGATTGAAAAATGGGAAAATAATAGCTGATCCTAGACTTCCTTATTTCTATCTACCAGAAGAAATAGAGTGGCCATTTAAATTTAAAATAGAAGACGATAATGATGATGATAAACTATTGCTACATGAAAAATATGAAATAATTAAAGCAATTTCTCTATCTTCAAAAGGAGGGATTTATTTAGCTAAACATAAAAACAAAGAATTTATTATTAAAGAATATAGACCAAATGTATATGTTATTAATAATTTCACAGGGGAATACACATACAATAACGAAAAAAGTATATATGAAAGATTAACTGAATACAATTTCATACCTAAATTATATGATTTTTTTAAAGAATGGGAACATTTTTACATAGTTTTAGAAAAAGTAAATGGTGAAACACTGACTAACTATTTAGCACAGAACATGAAAATCTATCACTATGAAGATTCTAGAAAAAATTATATTAAACTTGTGAAAGATATTTTATTGCAAATAGCAAGTATTATTGAAGTTTTGCATGATATGGATTATGTTTTCGGAGACATATCATCTGAAAATTTTTTAATTGATAAAAATAATAAAGTTTATATTATAGATTTTGAATCTTGCTATAAAATTTATAATACAGAAAACAATTACATTGGTACAAAAGGCTTCTTTCATCCTGAAGACAAACATAGGGTGACAGGTAAACAAAAAGATATAGTTGGCTTTGGGTTTTTAGCGATGAAGCTTTTTTCTAATTCTAATTTTTTGATAAATATAAGTTATAGTTTATGCTTGAAGAATTTCAAGTTAGTTAAAAAATACTTAAAGATTCCTGAATATCTTTATGAGTTGATTGAATTATGTACAAGTCCTGATTATGAATTGTCCATAAAAGAAATAAAAAAATGTTTGAATGCTGAGGATATCTTTGAAGTTAAGTTATATAGTATCATAAATAAGTTAAAGAAAAAAATGTGTAATATTAATAGAGATAACGATATTATAAACGAAATAATTTTAGAATTAGATGTTGATATATCAACTGATTTTAAAAAAGTTTTGTCAGAAAACAATTTTTCGCTAATAGATGGAGCAATGGCCATACTATATGACTCAATTTTAAAGAATGAAAATTTTGTAAAAATAGAAAAATACACTGAAATGCTTTTTGAGAAAATAAAATATAAAAACAATTTAATTAACGGATTTCAGATACAAAAAACGAATGGATACAGTCCGTATTTGTATAATGGTACTTGTGGTTTTCTTTTTCTATTGCAAATCATGAGAAAACATAATAAATATAAAAATGTTTTCTCTAGATACGAACATTTCTATTATAAAGCACTTCAAGAATTATCAAAACTTATTATTTATAAAACCTCCATAGCTGAGGGATTATCGGGTACTATATTTATTTTTATAAATGAATATAAATACAATAAAAAATCAGAATATTTAGATATATTAAAAGGGTTAACAGAGCAACTTTTTTCTTTTTGCATTGTAGAAGATGGAGAAATATTTTTTTCTAATCAACATTTTGAGAAAGCAAATTCGAGTTTTAGAGATGGAGATTATGGTATTTTGTTAGTACTCCAGTCTGTTCTTGAATTATTAAGGTAA
- a CDS encoding Tex family protein: MANHFVQAIHKQHQFPIQHIEAVLKLLEEKNTVPFIARYRKEVTGGLDEVEIKQIADEYHYMEQLQKRKDEVIHSIEQQGLLTDELRQAIQQQTKLQRVEDLYRPYKQKKKTRATEAKRKGLEPLAEWIYRQQLDADIENKAHAFLTDEVTTVEDVIQGAQDIIAERIADHPQYRKQILKLTQKEGLITVQKKKNAEDEKGVFEMYYDYQEPIRQVANHRILAMNRGENEKILQVKIEMDKATLTQNIKKREVKGLNELSTIVGEAIDDAMKRLIFPSIEREIRTDLTERAEAQAMTLFSENLKNLLLQPPLKGKQILGVDPAFRTGCKLAVINPYGTFIEKSVMYPHPPVSKVDEAEKIFLKIVKDFDINLIAIGNGTASRETEQFVARMIQEHQLDVQYIIVNEAGASVYSASEIARAEFPDFQVEERSAVSIGRRVQDPLSELVKIDPKSIGVGQYQHDVNQKALDAALDFVVETAVNQVGVDVNTASSTLLQYVSGLSRQIADNIVLYREENGAITHHRQLNKVKRLGAKTFEQSIGFLRIVNGKEPLDNTAIHPESYDATYQLLESLELKITDIGTPILAKALSTLDIESYATKLNIGVPTLEDIVKSLIAPNRDPRDNYETPELKSDVLSIEDLSKGIKLNGTVRNVVDFGAFVDIGIKQDGLVHISKLAKKFVKHPMDIVSVGDIVEVWIENIDENKGKVALTMIDPNE; the protein is encoded by the coding sequence TTGGCAAATCATTTTGTACAAGCAATACATAAACAACATCAGTTTCCCATTCAACATATTGAAGCGGTACTGAAATTATTAGAAGAAAAAAATACTGTGCCTTTTATTGCACGTTACCGTAAAGAAGTGACGGGCGGTTTAGATGAAGTCGAAATCAAACAAATTGCCGATGAATATCACTATATGGAACAGCTGCAAAAGCGAAAAGATGAAGTGATACATAGCATTGAGCAACAGGGCTTATTAACGGATGAACTTCGACAAGCCATTCAACAGCAAACGAAATTACAACGTGTTGAAGATTTGTATCGTCCATATAAACAAAAGAAAAAGACGCGTGCAACAGAGGCGAAACGTAAAGGCCTCGAACCTTTAGCAGAATGGATTTATCGTCAACAGTTAGACGCTGATATTGAGAATAAAGCACACGCGTTTTTAACTGATGAAGTAACAACAGTGGAAGATGTGATTCAAGGTGCACAGGATATTATTGCTGAAAGAATTGCAGATCATCCACAATATCGCAAACAAATTTTGAAATTGACGCAAAAAGAAGGGTTGATTACAGTACAGAAAAAGAAAAACGCTGAGGATGAAAAAGGCGTTTTTGAAATGTATTATGATTATCAAGAACCCATCCGTCAAGTTGCGAATCATCGTATTTTAGCGATGAATCGTGGTGAAAATGAAAAAATATTGCAAGTCAAAATTGAAATGGACAAAGCGACTTTGACACAAAATATTAAAAAGCGAGAAGTCAAAGGCCTTAACGAATTATCGACAATTGTGGGAGAAGCGATTGACGACGCGATGAAACGTTTAATTTTTCCTTCCATTGAACGTGAAATAAGAACAGATTTAACTGAGCGCGCAGAAGCACAAGCGATGACTTTGTTTAGTGAAAACTTGAAAAATCTGTTATTACAACCGCCATTAAAAGGAAAGCAAATTTTAGGTGTAGATCCCGCGTTTCGAACTGGTTGTAAATTGGCTGTTATTAATCCGTATGGAACATTTATAGAAAAATCAGTGATGTATCCACATCCACCTGTATCTAAAGTGGATGAAGCTGAAAAAATCTTCTTAAAAATCGTGAAAGACTTCGACATTAATTTAATTGCGATAGGAAATGGAACAGCGAGTCGCGAAACGGAACAATTTGTAGCACGAATGATTCAGGAACACCAACTTGATGTTCAGTACATTATTGTGAACGAGGCAGGGGCTTCCGTGTATTCGGCATCTGAGATTGCGCGTGCCGAATTTCCTGATTTTCAAGTGGAAGAGCGTAGTGCCGTATCGATTGGAAGACGTGTACAAGATCCTTTAAGTGAACTCGTTAAAATTGATCCTAAGTCGATAGGAGTCGGACAATATCAACACGACGTGAACCAAAAGGCGTTAGATGCTGCACTTGACTTTGTAGTTGAAACTGCTGTTAACCAAGTCGGTGTTGATGTCAATACGGCATCAAGTACATTACTTCAGTACGTGTCAGGATTATCACGACAAATTGCTGATAACATTGTGTTGTATCGTGAAGAAAATGGTGCCATTACCCATCATCGCCAACTGAATAAAGTTAAACGATTAGGTGCAAAAACGTTTGAACAAAGTATCGGTTTTTTACGTATTGTGAATGGTAAAGAACCGTTAGACAATACAGCGATTCATCCAGAAAGTTATGATGCGACTTATCAATTATTAGAAAGTTTAGAGCTCAAAATTACAGATATTGGCACACCAATTTTAGCAAAAGCGTTATCAACATTGGATATAGAAAGTTATGCGACTAAGTTAAACATCGGTGTACCTACGTTAGAAGATATCGTGAAGTCATTAATTGCACCGAACCGTGATCCTCGAGATAATTATGAAACACCTGAATTAAAATCAGATGTATTGTCGATAGAGGATTTATCAAAAGGTATTAAATTGAATGGAACAGTGCGTAATGTCGTCGATTTCGGTGCCTTTGTCGATATCGGCATTAAGCAAGACGGTTTGGTACACATTTCAAAACTCGCTAAAAAGTTTGTCAAGCACCCGATGGACATTGTAAGTGTTGGAGACATTGTAGAAGTTTGGATTGAAAATATTGATGAAAATAAAGGGAAAGTAGCACTGACAATGATTGATCCAAATGAATAA
- the acpS gene encoding holo-ACP synthase, producing MIYGVGLDLVEIARIIETVQRQPRFPERILSERELERYRDYTTDRRRVEFLAGRFAVKEAFSKALGTGIGKDITFKQIHCENDALGKPTIQMAGYRVHVSITHTEHYAAAQVILEQ from the coding sequence ATGATATATGGTGTAGGACTCGATTTAGTTGAAATAGCCCGAATTATAGAAACTGTACAACGTCAACCCCGCTTTCCAGAACGTATTTTATCAGAACGAGAACTTGAACGTTATAGAGATTATACGACTGACCGACGCCGTGTCGAATTTTTAGCTGGTCGATTTGCGGTGAAAGAGGCATTCAGTAAAGCGTTAGGTACAGGGATTGGTAAGGACATTACATTCAAACAAATTCATTGTGAAAATGATGCGCTTGGCAAACCTACAATTCAAATGGCAGGCTATCGCGTACATGTTTCCATCACACATACAGAACATTATGCAGCCGCACAAGTGATTTTAGAACAATAA
- a CDS encoding SpoIIE family protein phosphatase: protein MTNQNESRYFQLVDQFLQSESKSNVLNQAHSFSENLSDDALLPEEFVDIHKKYVQIHELSSEDMIAILDVLRAVIGSFGYDYEDYKALVDRVEVHDKELDVASRLQQTMLKTNIPQFDSIQIGVISVAAQHVSGDYFNLIDHKDGTMSFAVADVIGKGIPAALAMSMIKFGMDSYGHSQLPNDGLKRLNRVVEKNINQNMFVTMFYGLYEEINHVLYCSSAGHEPGYIFRAESDTFEEITVRGRVLGVSPHVRYQQQEIAINIDDMIIVFTDGVTEIRKEDGEFIDTCYLLDFILAYKQLHPQDIVQLLYEELLRLQKTGKRDDLTILIIKRVH, encoded by the coding sequence ATGACAAATCAGAATGAATCGCGATACTTTCAACTTGTTGATCAATTTTTGCAAAGTGAAAGTAAATCAAATGTTCTAAATCAAGCGCATTCTTTTTCTGAAAATTTATCTGATGATGCTTTATTACCAGAAGAATTTGTAGATATACATAAAAAATATGTCCAGATTCACGAATTGTCAAGTGAAGATATGATAGCTATTTTAGATGTTCTAAGAGCGGTCATTGGTAGCTTTGGTTATGATTATGAAGATTATAAAGCATTGGTTGACCGTGTTGAAGTCCATGATAAAGAATTGGATGTCGCTTCACGTTTACAACAAACGATGCTTAAAACAAACATTCCACAATTCGATAGCATTCAAATCGGAGTGATTTCTGTTGCGGCTCAACATGTGAGTGGTGATTATTTTAACTTAATTGATCATAAAGATGGCACGATGAGTTTTGCGGTCGCGGATGTCATTGGTAAAGGGATTCCAGCTGCATTAGCCATGAGTATGATTAAGTTTGGCATGGATTCGTACGGCCATTCTCAACTCCCTAACGATGGTTTGAAACGTTTAAATCGAGTCGTAGAAAAAAACATCAATCAAAACATGTTCGTGACTATGTTTTATGGACTTTATGAAGAGATTAATCATGTCCTTTACTGTAGTTCGGCAGGGCATGAACCGGGTTATATTTTCAGAGCGGAATCTGACACATTTGAAGAAATTACAGTTCGAGGTCGTGTATTAGGTGTAAGCCCACATGTAAGATATCAACAACAAGAAATAGCCATTAACATTGATGATATGATTATCGTTTTTACAGATGGTGTGACCGAAATTCGAAAAGAAGACGGCGAGTTTATTGATACTTGTTATTTACTTGATTTTATACTTGCATACAAACAATTACATCCACAAGATATCGTCCAACTCTTGTATGAAGAATTACTGAGATTGCAAAAAACAGGCAAACGAGATGATTTAACCATTTTAATTATTAAGCGCGTGCACTAA
- the rsbW gene encoding anti-sigma B factor RsbW: MMQSNDIIEMRLPASAEYVSLIRLTLSGVFTRAGAHYDDIEDAKIAVSEAVTNAVKHAYKDKEEQGYIHVCFELETDRIKIIVSDQGDSFNYQETKQNLGPYEENENIDFLREGGLGLFLIESLMDEVTVDKETGVTISMIKYIRKEQVRNNDERVEIS, encoded by the coding sequence ATGATGCAATCCAATGATATCATTGAAATGCGACTTCCTGCTTCTGCTGAGTATGTCAGTTTAATTCGTTTGACACTATCGGGTGTGTTTACACGTGCTGGTGCGCATTATGATGACATTGAAGACGCTAAAATTGCTGTGAGTGAAGCAGTGACGAATGCTGTTAAACATGCTTATAAAGATAAAGAAGAACAAGGCTACATTCATGTGTGTTTTGAACTTGAAACAGATCGCATTAAAATCATTGTTTCTGACCAAGGTGATAGTTTTAATTATCAAGAGACAAAACAAAATCTAGGCCCTTACGAAGAAAATGAAAATATTGACTTTTTAAGAGAAGGTGGGTTAGGTTTATTCTTAATCGAATCGTTGATGGATGAGGTCACAGTTGATAAAGAAACTGGCGTTACGATTAGTATGATTAAGTATATTAGAAAAGAGCAGGTGCGAAATAATGACGAAAGAGTCGAAATCAGCTAA
- a CDS encoding SprT family protein: protein MNNETLQQLTEQIAFEHFGIPFKHRIYFNRRLRTTGGRYMLTSHDIEINPKQYEHFGEQALVDIIKHELCHYFLHLSGRGHQHKDRDFKVLAEKVGAPRFCQPTESYASRANYEYECQSCQSSYVRIRKVNVVKMRCGRCGGRLKLKRYL from the coding sequence ATGAATAATGAAACTTTGCAACAACTCACTGAACAAATTGCATTTGAGCATTTTGGTATCCCTTTTAAACATCGTATTTACTTTAATCGACGTCTACGTACAACGGGTGGACGTTATATGTTAACTTCACATGATATTGAAATTAATCCTAAGCAATACGAACATTTTGGTGAGCAAGCACTTGTAGATATTATTAAACATGAATTGTGTCATTACTTTTTGCATTTGAGTGGTAGAGGGCACCAGCATAAAGATAGAGATTTTAAAGTGTTAGCTGAAAAAGTGGGGGCACCGAGATTTTGTCAACCGACCGAAAGTTATGCATCAAGAGCGAACTATGAATATGAATGCCAATCGTGTCAAAGTAGTTATGTTCGAATTAGAAAAGTAAATGTAGTTAAGATGCGGTGTGGTCGATGTGGTGGACGTTTAAAGTTGAAAAGGTACTTATAA